A portion of the Apteryx mantelli isolate bAptMan1 unplaced genomic scaffold, bAptMan1.hap1 HAP1_SCAFFOLD_40, whole genome shotgun sequence genome contains these proteins:
- the LOC136996488 gene encoding SUN domain-containing protein 3-like has translation MKAENEEQGLFLGEFTYMAAEHPFQTFQLKNERSDSIQYVKLEVLSNWGHPQYTCVYRLRVHGDAVPTEEDSAWHSAGNNRVH, from the exons atgaaggcagaaaacgaggagcaggggctgttcctaggagagttcacgtacatggctgcagaacatccctttcagactttccagctgaag aacgagcgctctgactccatacaatacgtgaagctggaggtgctgagcaactggggccacccgcaatacacatgcgtgtatcgactgagggtccacggtgatgcggtacccaccgaagaggactctgcgtggcactctgctggaaacaacagagttcactga